Proteins encoded by one window of SAR324 cluster bacterium:
- a CDS encoding toprim domain-containing protein, translating into LKELIDNSVDEYIMGHGKRIEINLKETEVKVRDYGRGIPLGKLVECVSSINTGAKYNSDVFQFSVGLNGVGTKAVNALSGSFEVSSVRNGEKAFAKFIQGDLVDEGRTTSKERNGTEVRFVPDESIFSRFQFDFRLIEKQLWNYAYLNRGLSLIFNGEKFKADRGLQEMLEKEVGDKSLYEILHVQADLLEYSLTHTDLYGETNFSYVNGHFTSDGGSHLSAFREGILKAINEFFKSSFQGPDVREGIVGAVAVKIQEPIFESQTKNKLGNTDLRWIVTQVRDSFVDTLFKNPDAAEALKSKVQQNEKVRKELSNVKKAVRENARKTALAIPNLKDCKFHRSDSKNHNSESMIFLTEGQSAGGSMISSRNVETQAIFCLKGKPLNCFGQGQEVLYKNVELYNIMKTLGIEDNVDDLRYEKVILATDADVDGLHIRNLLITFFLQYFETLVQRGHLFILETPLFRVRNQKTTKYCYDEVEKDSAIADLKSGKHFEITRFKGLGEISPKEFGPFIGPQMLLQPIRVDHLQEVGGLLNFYMGGNTNERRQYIIDHLV; encoded by the coding sequence GAATGTGTTTCAAGCATAAACACTGGGGCAAAATACAATAGTGATGTTTTCCAGTTCAGTGTCGGACTGAATGGTGTTGGAACAAAAGCAGTGAACGCACTTTCAGGGAGTTTTGAGGTCAGTTCTGTTCGTAATGGTGAAAAGGCATTTGCGAAGTTCATTCAAGGTGATTTGGTTGATGAGGGTCGTACAACTTCTAAAGAAAGGAATGGAACCGAGGTTCGCTTTGTCCCTGACGAATCTATTTTTTCAAGATTCCAGTTTGATTTCAGACTGATTGAGAAACAACTTTGGAATTACGCCTATTTAAATCGTGGTTTGAGCCTCATTTTCAATGGTGAGAAATTCAAAGCCGACCGGGGCTTGCAGGAAATGTTGGAAAAAGAGGTGGGTGACAAGTCACTTTATGAAATTTTACATGTACAAGCCGACTTGCTGGAGTATTCACTGACACACACCGATCTCTATGGAGAAACAAATTTTAGTTATGTGAACGGGCATTTCACAAGTGACGGAGGAAGCCATCTCAGCGCTTTCCGGGAGGGAATACTGAAGGCTATTAATGAATTCTTTAAAAGCAGTTTTCAAGGGCCAGATGTCAGAGAGGGAATTGTCGGTGCTGTTGCAGTCAAGATTCAAGAACCAATCTTCGAATCACAGACTAAGAACAAACTTGGTAATACTGATCTTCGCTGGATCGTAACTCAAGTCAGGGACAGCTTTGTTGATACCCTTTTCAAGAACCCTGACGCTGCAGAAGCTCTCAAAAGCAAAGTTCAACAGAATGAAAAAGTCCGTAAGGAACTCTCGAATGTCAAAAAGGCAGTTCGTGAAAATGCTCGCAAGACTGCCCTCGCCATTCCAAACTTGAAGGACTGTAAATTCCATCGAAGTGATTCAAAGAATCATAACAGTGAAAGCATGATCTTTCTGACTGAAGGACAGAGCGCGGGTGGTAGTATGATCAGCTCCCGAAACGTAGAAACTCAGGCCATTTTCTGCCTGAAAGGAAAGCCGCTTAATTGCTTTGGACAAGGTCAGGAAGTTCTCTACAAAAACGTAGAACTTTACAACATCATGAAGACCTTAGGCATCGAAGATAATGTTGATGATTTACGATATGAAAAGGTAATTCTAGCCACTGATGCAGATGTTGACGGACTTCATATCCGCAACCTGCTGATAACTTTCTTCCTTCAATACTTTGAAACATTGGTTCAAAGAGGACATCTGTTCATCTTAGAGACTCCCCTTTTTCGTGTTCGCAATCAAAAAACAACCAAATATTGCTACGATGAAGTTGAAAAAGATTCCGCAATTGCTGATCTGAAAAGTGGAAAGCATTTTGAGATCACTAGATTCAAAGGACTTGGGGAAATCTCGCCAAAAGAGTTTGGACCTTTTATTGGGCCTCAGATGCTCTTACAACCTATACGTGTTGACCATCTCCAGGAAGTCGGCGGATTATTGAATTTCTACATGGGGGGCAACACAAATGAGCGTCGGCAATACATCATAGATCATTTGGTCTAA